A single Thiohalobacter thiocyanaticus DNA region contains:
- a CDS encoding ThiF family adenylyltransferase, with the protein MTPPAYDYQEAVSRNLGWVTPREQAVLRDRRVAIAGMGGVGGSHLLTLSRLGVGAFSIADFDDFELANFNRQAGAMSSTLGQPKVDVLARMAADINPEVDLRRFPAGIGEADLEAFLDDCDLYIDGLDFFAMAIRRAMFAACHRLGIPAVTAAPLGMGTAVLCFLPGGMSFEDYFCLEGRDETQQLLRFLVGLAPAGLHRAYLVDPRSIDLARHRGPSTSMGCELAAGAAASQALKLLLNRGPVLAAPHGIQYDAYRNRARRTWRPGGNRHPLQRLTLTLARRQMQRLADAPSPPAAAPPEATLDRVLDLARWAPSGDNTQPWTFERVDADQFIIQGCDTRDHCVYDLNGHASQLAVGTLLATARIAASGEGCRLQAGFEPDSHEQAPRLRVRLEPDPTVSPDPLRHFITHRAVQRRPLSTRALTAREKARLEAAVGPDYGLVWLEGWRSRRQMAGLLSLNGKLRLTLPEAYPTHSSIIEWGARYSTDRIPEQAVGVDYLTARLMQWVLGSWNRVAFMNRYLAGTLMPRLQLDVLPALLCGAHFLLVAPRPPVDHRDYIAGGEAVQRFWLTASRLGLQLQPEYTPLVFDEYVRLDTPFTEHAPSRARARQVSQRLRELFGQEACHRALFLGRIGAGDPPRARSTRKPLDSLMRPD; encoded by the coding sequence ATGACGCCACCCGCGTACGACTATCAGGAAGCCGTTTCACGCAACCTCGGCTGGGTCACGCCCCGGGAGCAGGCCGTCCTGCGCGACCGGCGCGTGGCCATCGCCGGCATGGGTGGCGTCGGCGGCAGCCACCTGCTCACCCTCAGCCGACTGGGCGTGGGCGCCTTCTCCATCGCCGATTTCGATGACTTCGAACTGGCCAATTTCAACCGCCAGGCCGGGGCCATGTCCTCCACCCTGGGACAGCCCAAGGTGGATGTGCTGGCCCGGATGGCCGCCGACATCAACCCGGAAGTGGATCTGCGCCGGTTCCCGGCCGGCATCGGCGAGGCCGACCTGGAGGCCTTTCTGGATGATTGCGATCTGTATATCGATGGCCTGGATTTCTTTGCCATGGCCATCCGCCGGGCCATGTTCGCCGCCTGCCACCGGCTGGGCATCCCGGCGGTAACCGCCGCCCCGCTGGGCATGGGCACGGCGGTGCTGTGCTTTCTGCCCGGCGGCATGAGCTTCGAGGACTATTTCTGCCTCGAAGGCCGGGACGAGACCCAACAGCTGCTGCGCTTCCTGGTCGGACTGGCCCCGGCCGGCCTGCATCGGGCCTATCTGGTGGATCCGCGCAGTATCGACCTGGCCCGCCACCGCGGCCCCTCGACCAGCATGGGCTGCGAACTGGCCGCCGGCGCCGCCGCCAGCCAGGCGCTGAAGCTCCTGCTCAACCGCGGTCCGGTCCTGGCCGCTCCTCACGGCATCCAGTACGACGCCTACCGCAACCGCGCCCGACGCACCTGGCGGCCCGGCGGCAACCGGCATCCGCTGCAGCGGCTGACCCTGACCCTGGCGCGGCGGCAGATGCAGCGTCTGGCAGACGCCCCGAGCCCGCCGGCCGCCGCGCCTCCCGAGGCCACTCTGGACCGGGTCCTGGACCTGGCCCGCTGGGCGCCGAGCGGCGACAACACCCAGCCCTGGACCTTCGAGCGCGTCGACGCCGACCAGTTCATCATTCAGGGCTGTGATACCCGTGACCACTGTGTCTATGACCTCAACGGCCATGCCAGCCAGCTCGCTGTCGGCACCCTCCTGGCGACGGCCCGCATCGCGGCCAGCGGTGAAGGCTGCCGGCTGCAGGCCGGGTTCGAGCCCGACTCGCACGAGCAGGCTCCGCGGCTGCGGGTACGGCTGGAGCCGGATCCCACCGTCAGTCCCGATCCCCTGCGCCATTTCATCACCCACCGGGCTGTTCAGCGCCGCCCCCTGTCGACCCGGGCGCTGACCGCCCGGGAAAAGGCCCGGCTGGAGGCCGCCGTCGGGCCGGATTACGGGCTGGTATGGCTGGAGGGCTGGCGCTCGCGGCGGCAGATGGCCGGGCTGTTGTCACTGAACGGCAAGCTGCGTCTGACCCTGCCCGAGGCCTACCCCACCCACAGCAGCATCATCGAGTGGGGGGCCCGCTACAGCACCGACCGCATCCCGGAACAGGCCGTGGGGGTCGATTACCTCACCGCCCGCTTGATGCAATGGGTGCTCGGCAGCTGGAACCGGGTGGCCTTCATGAACCGCTACCTGGCCGGCACCCTGATGCCACGGCTGCAGCTCGATGTGCTGCCCGCCCTGCTGTGCGGCGCGCATTTCCTGCTCGTCGCCCCACGCCCGCCGGTGGACCACCGGGACTACATCGCCGGCGGCGAGGCCGTGCAGCGGTTCTGGCTCACCGCCAGCCGCCTGGGGCTGCAACTCCAGCCCGAATACACGCCGCTGGTGTTCGACGAATACGTCCGGCTGGACACACCCTTCACCGAACATGCGCCGTCCCGCGCGCGCGCGCGCCAGGTCAGCCAGCGGCTGCGTGAACTGTTCGGCCAGGAGGCCTGCCATCGGGCCCTCTTCCTGGGTCGGATCGGCGCCGGCGACCCGCCCCGGGCACGCTCGACACGCAAGCCCCTGGACAGCCTCATGCGTCCTGACTGA
- the prsT gene encoding XrtA/PEP-CTERM system TPR-repeat protein PrsT, giving the protein MHASTRLIRGMIAGLLLPITAVAADYLEEARDYYARQEYRAAVIQLKNALKEAPDNRDARLLLARIHLETGDAAAAEKEFRQARRLKAARADWVTGLAQSLLRQARFDEVLQEIEVTADDPAALAADIRVLRAQALMAQGELTQAEEQFRQALTLDDKHADAHLGLAQLAYNAGDHAQAHQLVDRALDSDRGSYSANLVKAQILAAEKRPEAVTWFDRALEVRPDDIVARLGKAQALIVQGEFSAARPVVDELLEVLPENAQVIHLDGLLEFSAGNHDQALAAFNKVLSVQPKHAPAMLFLGTIHHQRGNLDQARLYLSDYLEYAPAHVPARQMLGSISLQQGKVKEAIEIMQPAAEAARDNAGYLAQLGAAYMQVGEVERAMEYLERAREIAPEALPVQAQLAMGRILQGDRETGLEELRSLTDAEGGMGYDRLLVMSYMALEDHAAALRAVEAMRNRYPDSAEAANLHAVVQLAMGERRAARQTLQQAIDADPAFSAAYINLANVEFQDGNAAAAADILERAERQGAGSPGVLLARARLAEATGDRKGAADLYRKAYEGHESELQPGLAYADYLARNDELNKALVVLSDLDRRHPGQPRVLAKLGLVQINSGNHANAEATIRSLVEKTPENGYAHYLLGRLHLARNETGKAIAPLERALELGVEDIEARILLTEAYAAQGQDDKALALIERTQEEYADIGLGFELEGDFHMRRQAPAEALEAYRQAYARSATRPLMTKLYRVHKAQGDTGPARTVLETWLQSYPDDTDVRLIYASDLGRAGESAAALEEYQTVLERQPDNVPALNNAAVIAAETDPERGLEYAARAYELSASRPEIIDTYGWLLLKNDRPVEAERLLKEAAVLAPHIPDIRYHLAAAYHRNGKNKAALLELREIERRFDELSRPEQARSLYQQLNSAD; this is encoded by the coding sequence ATGCATGCCAGCACACGATTGATCCGGGGAATGATCGCAGGACTGCTGCTTCCCATCACCGCGGTGGCCGCGGACTATCTGGAGGAGGCCAGGGACTACTATGCCAGGCAGGAATACCGGGCCGCGGTGATCCAGCTGAAAAACGCCCTGAAGGAGGCGCCGGACAACCGTGATGCCCGGCTGCTGCTGGCCCGGATCCATCTCGAAACCGGCGATGCCGCGGCGGCGGAAAAGGAGTTCAGGCAGGCGCGGCGGCTAAAGGCGGCGCGCGCCGACTGGGTCACCGGACTGGCCCAGTCCCTGCTGCGGCAGGCCAGGTTCGACGAGGTACTGCAGGAAATCGAGGTCACGGCGGATGATCCGGCGGCGCTGGCCGCCGATATCCGGGTGCTGCGTGCCCAGGCCCTGATGGCCCAGGGCGAACTGACTCAGGCCGAGGAGCAGTTCCGCCAGGCGCTGACCCTGGACGACAAGCACGCCGATGCCCATCTCGGCCTGGCCCAGCTGGCCTACAACGCCGGCGATCATGCACAGGCGCACCAGCTTGTCGACCGGGCGCTGGACAGCGATCGCGGCAGCTACAGTGCCAACCTGGTCAAGGCACAGATTCTCGCGGCCGAGAAACGACCGGAGGCGGTGACCTGGTTCGACCGGGCGCTGGAGGTCAGGCCGGACGATATCGTTGCCCGTCTCGGCAAGGCCCAGGCGCTGATCGTCCAGGGCGAGTTCTCCGCGGCGCGTCCGGTTGTCGACGAGTTGCTGGAAGTGCTGCCGGAGAACGCCCAGGTGATACACCTTGATGGCCTGCTCGAATTCAGTGCCGGCAACCATGATCAGGCGCTCGCCGCCTTCAACAAGGTCCTGTCGGTGCAGCCCAAGCACGCGCCGGCGATGCTGTTCCTGGGGACCATTCATCATCAGCGCGGCAATCTGGATCAGGCCCGGCTCTATCTGAGCGATTATCTGGAATACGCCCCGGCGCATGTACCGGCAAGGCAGATGCTGGGCAGCATCAGTCTGCAGCAGGGCAAGGTGAAGGAGGCGATCGAGATCATGCAGCCGGCCGCCGAAGCCGCCAGGGACAATGCCGGGTATCTGGCTCAACTCGGTGCGGCCTACATGCAGGTCGGCGAGGTCGAACGGGCCATGGAGTATCTGGAACGGGCGCGGGAAATCGCGCCGGAAGCGCTGCCGGTCCAGGCGCAGCTGGCGATGGGACGCATTCTGCAGGGGGACCGGGAAACGGGACTGGAGGAACTGCGTTCACTCACTGATGCCGAGGGCGGCATGGGCTATGACCGCCTGCTGGTCATGTCCTACATGGCGCTGGAGGATCATGCCGCCGCCTTGCGTGCCGTGGAGGCAATGCGCAACAGGTATCCGGACAGCGCGGAAGCGGCCAATCTGCATGCTGTGGTCCAGCTGGCCATGGGTGAGCGCAGGGCCGCGCGTCAGACCCTGCAGCAGGCGATCGACGCGGATCCGGCGTTCTCCGCTGCCTATATCAACCTGGCCAATGTCGAGTTTCAGGACGGCAATGCGGCCGCCGCCGCGGATATCCTCGAACGTGCCGAACGCCAGGGGGCGGGATCACCAGGGGTACTGCTGGCACGGGCCAGACTTGCCGAGGCCACGGGTGATCGGAAAGGCGCCGCGGACCTGTACCGGAAGGCCTATGAAGGCCATGAGAGCGAACTGCAGCCGGGACTGGCCTATGCCGATTATCTGGCCCGCAACGATGAGTTGAACAAGGCCCTGGTCGTATTGTCCGATCTGGACCGCCGGCATCCGGGACAGCCGCGGGTGCTTGCCAAGCTCGGCCTGGTGCAGATCAACAGCGGCAACCATGCCAATGCCGAGGCCACCATCAGATCACTGGTCGAAAAGACGCCGGAAAACGGCTATGCGCATTATCTGCTCGGCCGCCTGCATCTGGCGCGAAATGAGACCGGCAAGGCCATCGCCCCGCTGGAACGTGCCCTGGAACTGGGAGTGGAGGACATCGAAGCCCGGATTCTGCTGACCGAGGCCTATGCCGCGCAGGGACAGGACGACAAGGCCCTGGCCCTGATCGAACGGACGCAAGAAGAATATGCGGACATCGGCCTGGGATTCGAACTGGAAGGTGACTTTCACATGCGCCGACAGGCGCCGGCTGAGGCGCTTGAGGCCTATCGCCAGGCCTATGCCAGAAGCGCCACGCGTCCCCTGATGACCAAGCTCTACCGTGTGCATAAGGCGCAGGGAGACACCGGCCCGGCGCGGACAGTGCTTGAGACCTGGCTGCAGTCATACCCTGACGATACCGATGTTCGACTGATCTATGCCTCCGACCTCGGTCGCGCCGGCGAGTCCGCGGCCGCGCTGGAGGAATATCAGACGGTGCTCGAAAGGCAGCCGGACAACGTCCCGGCGCTGAACAATGCCGCGGTCATCGCCGCCGAAACGGATCCCGAACGCGGGCTGGAGTACGCGGCCAGGGCCTATGAGCTGTCGGCTTCACGTCCCGAGATCATCGATACCTATGGCTGGCTGCTGTTGAAGAACGACCGACCGGTCGAGGCCGAGCGGCTGCTGAAGGAAGCGGCGGTGCTGGCCCCGCATATCCCCGATATCCGCTATCACCTGGCAGCGGCCTATCACCGCAACGGCAAGAACAAGGCTGCCCTGCTGGAACTCAGGGAGATCGAACGCCGGTTCGATGAGCTGTCCCGACCCGAACAGGCGCGCTCGCTGTATCAGCAGTTGAACAGCGCAGACTGA
- a CDS encoding class I SAM-dependent methyltransferase, whose amino-acid sequence MPSLAIARVMLRELFTFSQVEREPEPDLVMDDPDKVAAYTRAGRVDGVMAPVYLFHGANILEILKPGDRAIDLACGPATQLGMVAELAPEVNFTGIDLSDEMLGIAERYIQERGYDNVSLLRSDISRLQALEDNSVDAVFSTMALHHLPDPAHLEATFREISRVLRPGGGIYLADFARLRSPASIQYFAYQYADRQPELFTLDYLYSLKAAFSVADFRAATAHLDGRARLYAPHVMPFMLAVKSAARSTEQARLRPALAAIAAALPPNHKTDLKDLKTIFRLAGMKCGLV is encoded by the coding sequence ATGCCCAGTCTCGCCATCGCCAGAGTCATGCTCCGGGAGTTGTTCACCTTCAGCCAGGTCGAGCGCGAGCCCGAGCCGGATCTGGTCATGGACGACCCGGACAAGGTGGCGGCCTATACCCGGGCCGGACGCGTGGACGGCGTCATGGCGCCGGTCTATCTCTTCCACGGCGCCAATATCCTGGAGATCCTGAAACCCGGCGACCGGGCCATCGATCTGGCCTGCGGCCCTGCCACCCAGCTGGGCATGGTGGCCGAACTCGCCCCCGAGGTGAATTTCACCGGCATCGATCTGTCCGATGAAATGCTCGGGATCGCGGAGCGCTACATCCAGGAACGGGGGTATGACAATGTCTCGCTGCTGCGCAGCGACATCAGCCGCCTGCAGGCCCTGGAGGACAACAGCGTGGATGCGGTCTTCTCCACCATGGCCCTGCACCATCTGCCGGACCCGGCGCATCTGGAGGCCACCTTCCGCGAGATCAGCCGGGTGCTCAGGCCCGGAGGCGGGATCTACCTGGCGGATTTCGCCCGGCTCAGGTCACCGGCCTCCATCCAGTACTTTGCCTACCAGTACGCGGACCGCCAGCCCGAGTTGTTCACGCTCGATTATCTCTACTCGCTCAAGGCGGCCTTCAGTGTGGCCGACTTCCGCGCCGCGACCGCGCACCTGGACGGCCGGGCCCGGCTCTACGCCCCGCATGTCATGCCCTTCATGCTGGCGGTAAAGAGTGCGGCACGCAGCACCGAGCAGGCGCGGCTGCGTCCGGCGCTGGCCGCAATCGCCGCCGCCCTGCCGCCGAATCACAAGACCGATCTGAAGGATCTGAAAACCATCTTCCGGCTGGCCGGGATGAAATGCGGCCTGGTGTGA
- the prsT gene encoding XrtA/PEP-CTERM system TPR-repeat protein PrsT yields MTPEETRLEAKSRIAEYDYKAAEIHLKNLLRADPDDIEARWLLADAYMKQWKLDAAYKELEKALELGMAPAAVYPRLARAYYSAPSHQRLLALEPEGLGSAVTAQVLAYKSLATLQARDVRRAQTYLQQAESLAPELGDVQLAGIMYRLGQGDRETARERLDALEPGDPYLQALIGRLYLRLQALEQAKRHLLAAVDAGARFYNVYIDLALIAMADSDREAAVANLKQLKAIAPRHPAVDYIEGLLLFTEADYPPALSHFERVVSTYDAFVPAHMYLGLTHYALGNDQQANTHIERFVSSIQRSFYPLDKIRAHVFFRLGDYPRAIELLQGLRQIRPDDPSVLTLLGETYLRAGDMARVREVVDALLDQDPDNVAYRMNLGMLLLDSGQSEAGLAEIDQVVESAAEPLEIRKLVALKLIDRGEVDKAGALIESVLAESPDNADFRELRALIHASRGESEQAEDAFLAAIEADPDDIGALSNLAVFYMRSGDLEDAESYYRRILAIEPQEPRANLGLARIMTQRGEAGAAETHIERALHDNDPRTRVSAANIYTLLGRYDKAVGLLRSETSGAVGTQAGLALARAYLEQGNFPSADYALSGLPASVLDSLEYLQLRARTSLALGQPQQAAAAAQRILERDERNFTALMIRSQAALLEGRVETAAATVARLEQFYPDSREARMFAGVLESVQGNEEGSIQYFEALYEQLHLPRIAILLSDKYLRTGAADRAEAVLDDWLKQEGEDLEVMAALGRVYIQTGAHARARELYQRLLERAPDHVAALNNYAMLIAEERPEEALRHAEKAYLMQRNNPAVKDTYNRMLELNGRAPVE; encoded by the coding sequence ATGACCCCGGAAGAGACCCGCCTGGAGGCGAAAAGCCGGATTGCCGAGTACGACTACAAGGCGGCGGAGATCCATCTCAAGAATCTGCTGCGGGCCGACCCCGACGATATCGAGGCCAGGTGGCTGCTCGCCGATGCCTACATGAAGCAGTGGAAGCTGGATGCGGCCTACAAGGAACTGGAGAAGGCGCTGGAACTGGGCATGGCGCCGGCAGCCGTCTATCCGCGGCTGGCCAGGGCCTATTATTCCGCGCCCAGTCATCAGCGCCTGCTGGCGCTGGAACCCGAGGGGCTGGGGAGCGCGGTCACTGCACAGGTACTGGCGTACAAGTCACTGGCAACACTGCAGGCCAGGGATGTTCGGCGGGCGCAGACCTATCTGCAGCAGGCCGAGTCGCTTGCGCCGGAGCTTGGCGACGTCCAGCTGGCCGGCATCATGTACAGGCTTGGCCAGGGTGACAGGGAGACGGCCCGGGAACGTCTGGATGCCCTGGAGCCGGGTGACCCCTATCTCCAGGCATTGATCGGCCGGCTCTACCTGCGGCTGCAGGCGCTGGAACAGGCAAAGCGGCATCTTCTCGCTGCGGTGGATGCGGGCGCGCGTTTCTACAACGTCTACATCGATCTGGCGCTGATCGCGATGGCCGACTCCGATCGCGAGGCGGCCGTGGCCAATCTCAAACAGCTCAAGGCGATTGCACCCCGACACCCCGCGGTTGATTACATCGAGGGGCTGCTGCTGTTCACCGAGGCCGATTACCCGCCGGCCCTGAGTCACTTCGAACGCGTGGTCAGTACCTATGACGCCTTTGTCCCGGCCCATATGTATCTGGGACTGACCCACTATGCGCTGGGCAACGATCAGCAGGCGAATACCCATATCGAACGTTTCGTCAGTTCGATACAACGCAGCTTCTATCCGCTGGACAAGATCCGCGCACATGTCTTTTTCCGGCTCGGCGACTATCCCCGCGCCATTGAGCTGCTGCAGGGTCTGAGACAGATCCGGCCGGATGATCCTTCGGTGCTGACCCTGCTGGGTGAAACCTATCTGCGCGCTGGCGACATGGCCCGGGTCAGGGAGGTGGTCGATGCGCTGCTGGACCAGGATCCCGACAACGTTGCCTACCGGATGAACCTGGGCATGCTGCTGCTGGACTCCGGGCAGAGCGAGGCCGGTCTGGCCGAAATCGACCAGGTGGTGGAGAGCGCGGCCGAGCCGCTGGAGATCCGCAAGCTGGTCGCGCTCAAGCTGATCGACAGGGGCGAAGTCGACAAGGCCGGGGCCCTGATCGAGTCGGTGCTTGCCGAGTCCCCGGATAATGCCGATTTCCGCGAACTGCGTGCCCTGATTCATGCCTCCAGAGGCGAGTCGGAGCAGGCCGAAGACGCCTTCCTCGCCGCCATCGAGGCCGATCCCGACGATATCGGTGCGCTCAGCAATCTGGCTGTGTTCTATATGCGCTCGGGCGATCTGGAGGACGCCGAGTCCTACTATCGCAGGATTCTGGCCATTGAGCCGCAGGAGCCCCGGGCCAACCTCGGACTGGCACGGATCATGACACAGCGTGGCGAGGCCGGGGCAGCCGAGACTCACATCGAGCGTGCCCTGCATGACAACGATCCGCGCACTCGCGTCAGTGCCGCGAATATCTACACGCTGCTCGGGCGCTACGACAAGGCGGTCGGTCTGCTGCGCAGCGAGACATCCGGCGCCGTTGGTACCCAGGCCGGGCTGGCCCTGGCACGGGCCTATCTCGAACAGGGCAACTTCCCCTCCGCCGACTATGCCCTCAGCGGGCTGCCGGCCTCGGTTCTGGACAGTCTGGAGTATCTGCAGCTGCGGGCCCGTACCTCGCTGGCGCTGGGGCAGCCGCAGCAGGCGGCTGCGGCGGCACAGCGCATCCTGGAACGGGATGAGAGGAACTTCACCGCGCTGATGATCCGGTCCCAGGCCGCGCTGCTGGAAGGCCGGGTCGAGACCGCGGCAGCGACGGTCGCGCGGCTGGAGCAGTTCTACCCGGACAGTCGGGAAGCCAGGATGTTCGCCGGCGTCCTCGAGTCGGTCCAGGGCAACGAGGAGGGCTCCATCCAGTATTTCGAGGCGCTGTATGAGCAACTGCATCTGCCGCGGATCGCGATTCTGCTGTCGGACAAGTACCTCAGAACCGGCGCAGCCGATCGGGCGGAGGCGGTCCTGGACGATTGGCTGAAACAGGAAGGCGAGGATCTGGAGGTGATGGCGGCCCTGGGGAGGGTTTATATCCAGACCGGGGCGCACGCCCGGGCCAGGGAGTTGTACCAGCGTCTGCTCGAGCGGGCCCCGGATCATGTCGCCGCGCTCAACAACTACGCCATGCTGATTGCCGAGGAGCGGCCCGAAGAAGCCCTGCGGCATGCCGAGAAGGCCTACCTGATGCAGCGCAACAATCCGGCGGTCAAGGATACCTATAACAGGATGCTGGAGCTCAACGGCAGGGCGCCGGTGGAATGA
- the pepA gene encoding flocculation-associated PEP-CTERM protein PepA, with protein sequence MKKQLLASLGASMLAVSGAANAAFLLDDWTLDVTGVDGLVAGDVLGTPHTVVSGISQMSFLAQGLSVTNDTNGDGLPSVGETFDVFANGRISDFVDNGGSSVSPILLNTDASSGAQNGWEMTFTFEVSGAYTALNAGSAEFTHLAAGMAGTTGELKFYIDDITDGSKSALSAAAPQADDGTHIATFLIRAGDGGVFSFLTGDGSDDARFELDWALPGVFLDKDGDSLTADGTLIGMSDSNFDSDPDGTGTPFSFNIGAFNCGNSATNFCFEEDGSFRIPEPGILALLGAGILGLTLTSRRRKSA encoded by the coding sequence ATGAAAAAGCAACTCTTGGCAAGCCTTGGGGCAAGCATGCTGGCCGTCAGCGGCGCGGCCAATGCCGCCTTTCTGCTGGATGACTGGACCCTGGACGTGACAGGCGTCGACGGCCTGGTGGCCGGTGACGTGCTCGGCACACCGCACACCGTGGTCTCCGGGATCAGCCAGATGTCCTTCCTGGCCCAGGGGCTGTCGGTGACCAACGACACCAACGGCGACGGCCTGCCCAGCGTCGGCGAGACCTTCGACGTCTTCGCCAACGGCCGCATCAGCGACTTCGTCGACAACGGCGGCAGCAGCGTGTCCCCCATCCTGCTCAACACCGACGCCTCCTCCGGTGCCCAGAACGGCTGGGAAATGACCTTCACCTTCGAGGTGAGCGGCGCCTACACCGCGCTCAACGCCGGCTCCGCCGAGTTCACCCACCTGGCCGCCGGCATGGCGGGCACCACCGGTGAACTGAAGTTCTACATCGACGACATCACCGACGGCTCCAAGTCGGCCCTGTCCGCAGCCGCCCCGCAGGCTGACGACGGCACCCACATCGCCACCTTCCTGATCAGGGCCGGTGACGGCGGTGTCTTCAGCTTCCTGACCGGCGACGGCTCCGACGACGCCCGCTTCGAGCTCGACTGGGCCCTGCCCGGTGTGTTCCTGGACAAGGACGGCGACAGCCTGACCGCTGACGGCACCCTGATCGGCATGTCGGATTCCAACTTCGACTCCGATCCGGACGGCACCGGCACGCCCTTCAGCTTCAACATCGGCGCCTTCAACTGCGGCAACTCCGCCACCAACTTCTGCTTCGAGGAAGATGGCAGCTTCCGCATCCCCGAGCCGGGCATCCTGGCCCTGCTGGGCGCCGGCATCCTGGGGCTGACCCTGACGAGCCGCCGCCGCAAGTCCGCCTGA
- a CDS encoding PEP-CTERM/exosortase system-associated acyltransferase, translated as MDLLTSFYRYLEGMEATTEPLRERAHRVRYEVYCLERGFEDPAAFPDGQERDAYDARSLQALVQHRSTGYPAGVVRLIQPDPDDIETPFPVELQCAGMLDQKVIDRFGVDRAHLAEVSRFAVARGFKRRPGESGTVAGVSGELEYATEQQIEDARRIFPHISLGLIAMLFVMSRRRGITHWYAVMEPSLSRLLTRFGINFTPIGPIVDYHGRRQPMIARPEQLLETIQRKRPDFRALIDSLSGDQPTLRVPASRSAAG; from the coding sequence ATGGATCTGTTAACCAGTTTTTACCGCTATCTCGAAGGAATGGAAGCCACCACCGAGCCGTTGCGCGAACGGGCCCACCGGGTGCGCTACGAGGTCTACTGCCTGGAGCGCGGCTTCGAGGACCCCGCGGCCTTCCCGGACGGGCAGGAGCGTGACGCCTACGATGCCCGCTCGCTGCAGGCCCTGGTCCAGCACCGCAGCACCGGCTATCCCGCCGGCGTGGTGCGTCTGATCCAGCCGGACCCGGATGACATCGAGACCCCCTTCCCGGTCGAACTGCAGTGCGCCGGGATGCTGGACCAGAAGGTGATTGACCGCTTCGGTGTCGACCGGGCGCACCTGGCGGAAGTCTCGCGTTTCGCGGTTGCCCGCGGATTCAAGCGCCGCCCGGGCGAGTCGGGCACGGTCGCCGGTGTGAGCGGCGAACTGGAATATGCCACCGAACAGCAGATCGAGGATGCGCGACGCATCTTCCCCCACATCTCGCTGGGTCTGATTGCGATGCTGTTCGTCATGAGCCGCCGCCGAGGCATCACCCACTGGTACGCGGTGATGGAGCCTTCACTCAGCCGGCTGCTGACCCGGTTCGGCATCAATTTCACCCCCATCGGTCCGATTGTCGACTATCACGGCCGGCGTCAGCCCATGATTGCCCGGCCCGAGCAGCTGCTCGAGACCATCCAGCGCAAGCGCCCTGACTTCCGCGCCCTGATCGACTCCCTCTCCGGCGACCAGCCGACCCTGCGGGTCCCTGCCTCCCGCAGCGCGGCCGGTTGA